Proteins encoded by one window of Cylindrospermum stagnale PCC 7417:
- a CDS encoding polysaccharide deacetylase family protein, translated as MSLWKPDLTDNHLQRQKILGVVAIAFFVTACSIAPGSPLKKQPKSELNSVSIPENPATNQVNPQSQPVAKVENLAFSVPGKFQGKTVYQVQPSNSDKVIALTIDDGPWPKTTLEMLDILKQNDVKATFFWVGSALEAHPEIAKRVVAEGHAIGNHTWHHWYRKMDEATAKSEIERTAQLIYKTTGVKTSLFRPPGGFLNNGLAAYAKSQKQSVVMWSLTSADTDPHAKPQAFVNNVLKGAKPGAIVLMHDGGGDRYRTVKALPEMISGLKQQGYRFVTVPQLLSMEN; from the coding sequence GTGAGTCTTTGGAAACCTGATTTGACAGACAACCACCTTCAGCGACAAAAGATTCTTGGTGTTGTCGCGATCGCCTTTTTTGTAACCGCTTGTAGTATTGCCCCAGGCTCGCCCTTAAAAAAACAGCCTAAAAGCGAACTCAATTCGGTATCTATTCCCGAAAATCCGGCAACAAACCAAGTTAACCCTCAATCACAGCCAGTAGCCAAAGTAGAAAACCTCGCTTTTAGCGTCCCAGGTAAATTTCAGGGAAAAACCGTTTATCAAGTACAACCCAGCAATAGCGATAAAGTGATCGCCCTGACTATTGATGATGGACCTTGGCCGAAAACAACCTTAGAAATGTTGGATATACTCAAACAAAATGACGTTAAGGCGACATTTTTTTGGGTAGGGAGTGCCTTAGAAGCACATCCAGAAATTGCTAAACGAGTTGTAGCTGAGGGTCATGCCATTGGCAACCATACTTGGCATCATTGGTATCGAAAGATGGATGAAGCCACAGCGAAGAGTGAAATTGAGCGCACGGCTCAACTGATCTACAAAACTACAGGCGTAAAAACATCTTTGTTTCGTCCTCCTGGCGGCTTTTTAAACAACGGATTAGCCGCTTATGCCAAAAGCCAGAAACAATCTGTAGTTATGTGGTCTTTGACTTCAGCCGATACAGATCCGCATGCGAAACCACAGGCATTTGTGAATAATGTCCTCAAAGGCGCAAAACCAGGTGCTATTGTGTTAATGCACGATGGCGGTGGCGATCGCTATAGAACGGTAAAAGCATTGCCAGAAATGATCAGTGGACTCAAACAGCAAGGCTATCGATTTGTCACAGTTCCCCAACTACTATCCATGGAAAACTAA
- a CDS encoding HNH endonuclease: MTSAMQVLKQSVVVFSQNYLPLCRVNIKRAIVLLVTDKAEALDLPAESGWQVHSPSLVVFVPKHIRLKIASTERMWKVPPVNRREVLRRDHHSCQYCGSNKRLTLDHVQPRSKGGPHTWDNVVTACERCNSRKGDRTPAEAGMQLSTKPKAPLHPAISFAVRESATQFWNDVQANLE, encoded by the coding sequence GTGACGAGCGCAATGCAAGTGTTAAAGCAATCTGTGGTGGTGTTTTCGCAAAATTACTTGCCACTGTGTCGGGTCAATATCAAGCGGGCGATTGTGCTGTTAGTAACAGATAAGGCAGAAGCGCTGGATTTGCCAGCAGAAAGCGGTTGGCAAGTTCACTCACCCAGCTTGGTAGTTTTTGTGCCAAAACACATCCGCTTGAAAATCGCTTCTACCGAGCGGATGTGGAAAGTTCCCCCTGTCAATCGGCGGGAAGTGTTGCGGCGAGACCATCACAGTTGCCAATATTGCGGTAGCAACAAACGGTTAACACTAGATCATGTGCAGCCGCGATCTAAAGGCGGCCCGCACACCTGGGATAACGTAGTCACGGCTTGTGAAAGATGTAACTCCCGTAAAGGCGATCGCACTCCCGCTGAAGCTGGTATGCAACTAAGTACCAAACCGAAAGCTCCACTTCACCCGGCGATTTCTTTTGCCGTGCGCGAAAGCGCCACACAGTTTTGGAATGATGTGCAAGCAAACCTGGAGTAA
- a CDS encoding alr0857 family protein, which produces MLKLTYTEGSFYLECLTHSLEEWVAQRVILALRVGQSVCIEPSTASFLLPVDLPGVETLKVGVKRDDSEIMALSTCDAEYMEVTLQGSWLSETNEGAVGVFVTTLSDRTEFFLHKLWREAQESSASVMSE; this is translated from the coding sequence ATGCTGAAATTAACTTACACCGAAGGGAGCTTTTATTTAGAGTGTCTCACTCATTCGCTGGAAGAATGGGTGGCACAGCGAGTGATTTTGGCACTGCGAGTCGGGCAAAGTGTCTGCATTGAACCCAGCACTGCTTCCTTTTTGCTTCCTGTTGATTTACCAGGAGTAGAAACACTTAAGGTTGGGGTGAAGCGAGATGACAGTGAAATCATGGCACTGTCCACCTGCGATGCTGAATATATGGAAGTCACTCTGCAAGGTTCTTGGTTATCAGAGACGAATGAGGGTGCTGTGGGTGTGTTCGTCACTACTTTGAGCGATCGCACCGAGTTCTTTCTGCACAAACTTTGGCGGGAGGCGCAAGAAAGCAGTGCTTCTGTAATGAGTGAATAA